A section of the Castanea sativa cultivar Marrone di Chiusa Pesio chromosome 12, ASM4071231v1 genome encodes:
- the LOC142618388 gene encoding pentatricopeptide repeat-containing protein At5g62370-like, giving the protein MIKKRPGSYCYYYFFRTRRAITTCTLPIDPTNASVSPIANDHKSLCLSLAEQLIQRGLLSSAQHVVRRIITHSSSVSDAFSVVDFAALHGLDLDLGSYGELIRKLVFSGQLQLAEALFHDSIVGRGIDPDLSILNSMVICLCKLDKVKEAGAQFDRLLEMGGIPCKAACNAMIWGLYAQDRILEAFDYLVRVNEAGATPGILCFNKLIYGLCYKGYMDEALELFDVMRCGHGYPPTLHLYKSIFYGLCKRGLVVEAESLFSEMESQGLYIDRVMYTSLINQYSKDKKMKMAMRVFLRMLKTDCEPDNYTYNTLIHGFLKLGLFDKGWLVYKQMAGWGMQPDAVTNHLFISKYCREGKVDCALMLLNNMVSCNLAPNVHCYTVLINALYKENRLMEVYDLFNSMLERGVVPDHVLFFVLMKKYPEGQRLHLAHLILQAIAKNGCGFDPSMLSSSASVNSNGDLEREIEILLEGIVRCNFNLANVAFGVVVSALCGEGKLNDALLYMDKIVRVGCMPLLFTYNSLIRCLCQKGLLEDVKYLLDLMQDRGVVPNQATYLIMVNEHCKRGDMVSAFNILDQINERGLRPNVAIYDTIIGCLSREKRIFEAEEMFKMMLESGVDPDEVVYVTMINGYSKNGRAIEAHQLFDIMLENSIQPSSYSYTALISGLVKKNMTYKGCIYLDKMLGDGLQPNTVLYTSLISLFLKKGQFEFAFRLVDLMDRNQIDTDLIMYISLVSGVSRNISGIKKELCVINKKSEREREMLFHLLHQRTLMPMKKILGISANTPEETKCFALKLMQKFKDIEFMPNLYLYNGIISGFCRAEQMWDAYDHFEKMQREGVHPNEVTYTILIDGHIRSGDINSAIGLFNKMNADGFAPDRIAYNTLLKGLCKAGRLLDALSLSFTMRKRGVFPNQFSYECLLSCFCASDMSVPAFKIFEEMVAQNYKPKQFNHNWLLCKLFENNKFLEARMVSDMMLQRGITPKHSTKRFYL; this is encoded by the coding sequence ATGATTAAGAAGAGGCCTGGTTCTTATTGTTATTACTATTTCTTCAGGACCAGAAGAGCAATTACAACTTGTACTTTGCCAATAGACCCTACAAATGCTTCTGTTTCACCTATTGCCAATGACCACAAATCTCTGTGTCTCTCATTGGCAGAGCAGCTCATTCAACGTGGCTTGTTATCGTCGGCGCAGCATGTGGTTCGGAGAATAATAACACATTCTTCGTCGGTTTCTGATGCTTTTTCCGTTGTTGATTTTGCTGCTTTACATGGCTTGGACCTTGATTTGGGTAGCTATGGCGAACTCATTAGGAAACTGGTGTTTTCGGGTCAGCTCCAATTGGCTGAGGCACTTTTTCACGACAGCATTGTTGGTAGAGGTATTGATCCTGATTTATCGATTTTGAATTCTATGGTTATTTGTTTGTGTAAGTTAGATAAAGTAAAGGAGGCAGGAGCTCAATTTGATAGGCTGCTTGAGATGGGTGGAATTCCTTGCAAAGCTGCCTGTAATGCGATGATTTGGGGGCTTTATgctcaagatagaattttagAAGCATTTGATTATTTAGTTAGAGTTAATGAGGCTGGAGCTACTCCTGgtattttgtgttttaataAATTGATTTATGGGTTATGCTATAAGGGGTATATGGATGAAGCTCTTGAATTGTTTGATGTAATGCGCTGTGGACATGGTTATCCACCTACACTCCATCTGtataaatcaatattttatgGTCTTTGCAAGAGAGGGCTGGTCGTAGAGGCAGAGTCACTGTTCAGTGAAATGGAGTCTCAGGGTCTTTATATAGATAGGGTGATGTATACTTCTTTGATTAATCAATATAGCAAGGATAAGAAAATGAAGATGGCAATGCGGGTTTTCTTGAGAATGCTGAAGACAGATTGTGAGCCAGATAATTACACATATAATACATTGATTCACGGGTTTTTGAAATTGGGCTTGTTTGATAAGGGGTGGCTGGTTTATAAACAGATGGCAGGGTGGGGAATGCAACCTGATGCAGTAACTAATCACCTTTTTATCAGTAAGTACTGCAGGGAAGGGAAAGTTGATTGTGCTTTGATGCTTTTGAACAACATGGTTAGTTGCAACTTAGCTCCTAATGTCCATTGTTACACGGTTTTAATCAATGCACTTTACAAGGAGAATAGGCTAATGGAAGTTTATGATTTGTTCAATAGCATGCTGGAAAGGGGGGTTGTTCCTGATCATGTGCTGTTTTTTGTCCTCATGAAGAAGTATCCAGAGGGGCAGAGGCTTCACCTTGCTCATCTGATTCTGCAGGCAATTGCCAAGAATGGGTGTGGTTTTGACCCTTCTATGCTCTCATCCTCTGCTAGTGTAAACTCTAATGGGGATTTGGAGCGAGAAATTGAGATCCTGCTTGAGGGAATTGTGAGATGTAACTTTAATCTGGCTAATGTAGCATTCGGTGTTGTTGTCAGTGCCTTGTGTGGAGAAGGAAAGCTAAATGATGCCTTGCTTTACATGGATAAAATTGTGAGAGTTGGATGCATGCCTTTGCTTTTTACTTATAACTCTTTGATCAGGTGTCTATGTCAGAAGGGCCTTTTGGAGGATGTCAAGTACCTACTTGACCTTATGCAAGATCGAGGTGTGGTCCCAAATCAAGCAACTTATTTGATAATGGTAAATGAACACTGTAAACGGGGTGATATGGTGTCAGCCTTCAATATTCTGGACCAAATAAATGAGAGGGGACTTAGACCTAATGTTGCTATATATGACACTATTATTGGTTGTCTAAGCAGAGAGAAAAGAATCTTTGAAGCAGAAGAAATGTTTAAGATGATGCTCGAGTCTGGTGTGGATCCTGACGAGGTTGTCTATGTGACAATGATTAATGGCTACTCAAAGAATGGAAGAGCTATTGAAGCCCACCAGTTGTTTGATATAATGTTAGAGAATTCCATTCAGCCAAGTTCTTATTCCTACACTGCACTTATAAGTGGGTTGGTGAAGAAAAATATGACTTATAAGGGATGCATATACCTTGATAAAATGTTGGGAGATGGTCTTCAGCCAAATACTGTGCTATATACCTCGCTTATCAGTCTTTTCTTGAAGAAGGGTCAGTTCGAATTTGCCTTTAGGTTAGTTGATTTGATGGACAGAAACCAGATTGACACTGATCTTATCATGTATATCTCACTTGTCAGTGGTGTCAGCAGAAATATCTCTGGCATTAAGAAGGAATTGTGCgttataaataaaaagtctgaaagggaaagagaaatgTTGTTCCATTTACTCCATCAGAGAACTCTTATGCCAATGAAGAAGATTTTGGGAATTTCTGCTAATACTCCTGAGGAGACGAAGTGCTTTGCTTTGAAGCTGATGCAGAAGTTTAAAGACATTGAGTTTATGCCAAACTTGTACCTATACAATGGTATAATCTCTGGATTTTGTAGGGCAGAACAGATGTGGGATGCCTATGATCATTTTGAAAAGATGCAAAGAGAGGGTGTACACCCCAATGAGGTGACTTACACCATTCTCATTGATGGGCATATTCGATCTGGTGATATTAACAGTGCAATAGGATTGTTCAATAAGATGAATGCAGATGGTTTTGCTCCAGACAGAATTGCGTATAACACTTTACTGAAAGGCCTTTGTAAGGCTGGGAGACTACTTGATGCCTTATCACTCTCATTTACAATGCGTAAGAGGGGGGTTTTCCCAAATCAGTTTTCTTATGAATGTTTACTCAGTTGTTTTTGTGCAAGTGATATGAGTGTTCCTGCCTTCAAGATATTTGAAGAAATGGTTGCTCAAAATTATAAACCTAAGCAGTTTAATCACAACTGGTTGCTTTGCAAATTatttgagaataataaatttcttgaaGCCCGTATGGTATCTGATATGATGCTTCAGAGAGGGATAACTCCAAAACATTCAACAAAGAGGTTTTATTTGTAA
- the LOC142620015 gene encoding pectinesterase 2-like, giving the protein MAKPILLLVLSLTFLSFLSPTLSSTISNDIDRWCNKTPHPKICKHYYKTHNPKVTNSTPKVKSEFKKTIVQIALQESLKAKTHNKWLGLKCRNSKEKAAWNDCMQLYEETITLLNQTLDSTTKCTNYEMQTWLSTALTNLETCKAGFVELNVSNNVLPLMSNNVSDLISNFLAINKNDSMTPDTERHKDRFRSWVSGGDRKLLQSSTIAANLVVAQDGSGNHKTITEALNAAAKRSGSGRFVIYVKKGVYKENLNIGSKLKNVMLVGDGLRWTIVTGSKSVGGGSTTFDSATVAVTAQGFIARGITFRNTAGPSNHQAVALRSGADLSVFYRCGFEGYQDTLYVHSQRQFYKECYIYGTVDFIFGNAAVVFQNCMIYARKPIIGQQNTVTAQGRTDPNQNTGISIHDSRVMAASDLIPVLSSVKTYLGRPWKEYSRTVYLQTYLDTLVDPAGWLEWNGNFALSTLYYGEYKNIGPRSSTSQRVKWGGYHVITSASEASQFTVENFIGGKSWLPATGVPFVAGL; this is encoded by the exons ATGGCAAAACCTATTTTGTTATTAGTGCTATCCTTAACCTTCCTTTCCTTCCTCTCACCCACCCTATCAAGTACCATCTCCAATGACATTGATCGGTGGTGCAACAAAACCCCACATCCTAAAATTTGCAAACACTACTACAAGACCCATAATCCAAAGGTCACAAATAGTACACCAAAAGTAAAGTCTGAGTTCAAGAAAACCATTGTCCAAATAGCCTTACAGGAGTCCCTTAAAGCTAAAACTCACAACAAGTGGCTTGGCTTGAAATGTAGAAACAGCAAGGAAAAGGCTGCATGGAATGATTGCATGCAACTCTATGAAGAAACCATAACCCTACTCAACCAAACCCTAGACTCTACCACCAAATGCACCAACTATGAAATGCAAACTTGGCTTAGCACTGCTCTAACGAACCTAGAAACCTGCAAAGCCGGCTTTGTTGAGCTAAATGTTTCAAATAATGTCTTGCCCCTCATGTCCAACAATGTTTCTGACCTTATAAGCAACTTTTTGGCTATCAACAAAAATGACTCAATGACCCCAGACACAGAAAGGCACAAAGATAGGTTTCGAAGTTGGGTTTCGGGTGGTGATAGGAAGCTATTACAATCTTCTACAATAGCTGCAAACCTTGTGGTGGCACAAGATGGGTCAGGGAATCATAAAACTATTACTGAGGCTTTGAATGCAGCGGCTAAGAGAAGTGGGAGTGGGAGGTTTGTGATATATGTGAAAAAAGGGGTTTACAAGGAGAACCTTAATATTGGGAGTAAATTGAAGAATGTTATGCTGGTTGGTGATGGGCTAAGGTGGACCATTGTTACTGGTAGCAAGAGCGTTGGAGGAGGCTCCACAACTTTCGACTCTGCCACTGTTG CTGTGACTGCCCAAGGTTTCATTGCTCGTGGCATCACATTTCGTAACACTGCTGGTCCATCAAACCATCAAGCTGTGGCACTAAGATCAGGTGCAGACCTCTCAGTCTTTTACCGCTGTGGCTTTGAAGGGTACCAAGACACCCTCTATGTGCACTCACAGAGACAATTCTACAAAGAATGCTACATCTATGGCACAGTAGATTTCATATTTGGAAATGCAGCAGTTGTTTTCCAGAACTGCATGATTTATGCAAGGAAACCAATTATCGGGCAACAAAACACGGTTACAGCTCAAGGTAGAACCGATCCTAATCAAAACACAGGGATTTCAATCCATGATTCACGTGTTATGGCTGCATCAGACCTTATACCGGTGCTAAGCTCAGTGAAAACATACTTGGGTCGACCATGGAAAGAGTATTCAAGAACTGTTTACCTACAAACTTACCTTGACACTTTGGTGGATCCAGCAGGGTGGTTGGAATGGAATGGCAATTTTGCATTGAGTACTCTGTATTATGGAGAGTACAAGAACATTGGCCCCCGTTCTTCGACCAGTCAGAGAGTGAAGTGGGGTGGTTATCATGTTATAACAAGTGCAAGTGAAGCATCACAGTTCACTGTCGAGAATTTTATTGGCGGGAAGTCATGGTTGCCTGCAACTGGTGTGCCATTTGTTGCTGGCCTCTAA